The Aphis gossypii isolate Hap1 chromosome 3, ASM2018417v2, whole genome shotgun sequence genome includes a region encoding these proteins:
- the LOC126551050 gene encoding uncharacterized protein LOC126551050, which yields MNQHQYLSKSTKRRRFLEEVEVIDLFNKNPSLVSSEPQPTSQQVNILQNDQNTSNLIIQHSISNFSNCQVNNLDEIEVLDSKSDSYNSSDEETIGNDFFNNDTELILKSLAQWAVHFNITNMAFSALLKYLKSHKCFNSFPVDARTILKCSNNNSKEIISVPPGKYYHFGIDNGLRNIFG from the exons atgaatcagCATCAATATTTGAGTAAATCTACTAAACGAAGAAGGTTTCTTGAGGAGGTTGAAGTAATTgatctttttaataaaaatccatCTTTAGTATCCTCTGAACCTCAACCTACCTCCCAGcaagttaatatattacaaaatgatCAAAATACATCTAATCTTATTATTCAACATTCCATtagtaatttttctaattgtcaagtaaataatttagatgaaATAGAAGTCCTTGATAGTAAATCTGATAGTTACAATAGCAGTGATGAAGAAACAATaggtaatgatttttttaataatgacacAGAgctcattttaaaatctttagcTCAGTGGGCAGTGcactttaatattacaaatatggCTTTTTCtgcattgttaaaatatttaaaatcacataAGTGTTTTAATAGCTTTCCGGTTGATGCtcgtactattttaaaatgttcaaataataactCTAAAGAAATTATATCAGTTCCTCCTGGAAAATATTACCATTTTGGCATAGATAATGGCTTAAGAAatatt TTCGGGTAG
- the LOC114123909 gene encoding uncharacterized protein LOC114123909, whose product MDSNFLVAHFYDDESVEAVPSFWFKGKKLCAWPKNKALVGKCIISKHKPNDKEFKYLSARILYNNIETLERARKIADIAKYKSDFSLTDDETVKEVQRPSSRSSSTNSMPLFDYFDNENDDVYSPSPSLKNNKKSDSKRNLGWSPSPKKMKIKTQQQSVIGQSSSAKQKLTFNEELLNNDQLLGSPLKKTTYSSQKRSNELQNLRHNSASTLSTSLELNKDTECLNQILRNLTFLKYEIKQVLSNQVIIMQRLETTENILEQNPVRLDRQQNGIDLSNCPLPINNIIDLTTLEDKISGDQDFKNQLVAELSFIGGKNVKLVVKRIMSKLFSDSLLSNYSYTGKKGKDKFSILSVCSVVFDAVKKQQKFKNIQLNEIEEVIKYILAQAPFNFKRLEAKQNKTM is encoded by the exons atggattcaaattttttagtagCACATTTTTATGATGATGAATCAGTTGAAGCTGTGCCTTCGTTTTGGTTTAAAGGCAAAAAGTTATGTGCTTGGCCAAAAAATAAAGCGCTGGtcggaaaatgtattatatcaaagCATAAACCAAATGATAAAGAGTTCAAATATCTTAGTGCTAGGATTCTCTATAACAACATAG AAACTCTAGAAAGAGCAAGAAAAATAGCAGATATAGCTAAATATAAATCTGATTTTTCATTAACCGATGATGAAACTGTAAAAGAAGTACAAAGACCTAGTTCTCGTTCATCGTCAACTAATTCTATGCCACTATTTGACTACTTtg ataatgaAAATGATGATGTATATTCACCTTCaccaagtttaaaaaataataaaaagtccGATTCTAAAAGAAATCTTGGTTGGTCTCCATCACCAAAGAAAATGAAAA ttAAAACTCAACAGCAATCTGTAATTGGTCAAAGTTCATCTGCCAAGCAAAAGCTTACATTTAACGAAGAACTACTAAATAATGATCAACTTTTGGGTAGTCCattgaaaaaaacaacttatt CAAGCCAAAAAAGAAGTAATGAACTGCAAAATTTGAGACATAATTCAGCATCAACATTGTCAACATCCTTGGAATTGAACAAAG atactgAATGTCTTAATCAAATTTTgagaaatttaacatttttgaagtaCGAAATAAAACAAGTTTTGAGCAATCAAGTAATTATAATGCAGAGATTAGAAACAActgaaaacattttagaacAAAATCCAGTTAGACTTGACAGACAACAAAATGGCATTGATTTATCAAACTGTCCACTtccaattaacaatattattgacctTACTACTCTTGAAGACAAAATATCTGGCGACCaagatttcaaaaatcaatta GTGGCTGAGCTATCATTTATTGGTGGGAAAAATGTCAAACTGGTGGTAAAGCGAATCATGTCCAAATTATTTTCTGATAGCTTACTttctaattattcatataccgGGAAAAAAGGGAaagataaattttcaattctatCAGTGTGCTCAGTTGTATTTG ATGCAGTAaagaaacaacaaaaatttaaaaatattcagttaaatgaaattgaagaagtgatcaaatatattttggcaCAAGCACCTTTTAACTTCAAAAGATTAGAagccaaacaaaataaaactatgtaa
- the LOC126551051 gene encoding uncharacterized protein LOC126551051, producing MPSQSISNQVADKYKHLALADPSFTVPSKVDLLLGADIFARILNGKRVSVGDSYPVAFGSIFGWIIIGPVPTPNSYVSVSHHISLVSSIESLMDKFWQVEEPEAAPETFTSDGRCEEMFRDKCSRDDSGRFVVPLLFRQAVAESTFIGSRAVAVKRFESLERKLASDSRLREAYCKFMAEYLSLGHMSPASSTGSYFIPHHAVFKSSDPPDKIRVVFDASAQSFSSPSLNQCLFTGPKLQQDIIDVLMRFRLPRHAFTVDINKMYRQILLVPEHRCYQHILWRASPQDELKAYELNTVTYGVNCAPFLAIRVLRKIAESDCADVLAVRDALMLNTYVNDICLGGDTVEEVLALQTDLINVLQRAGMSLKKWSSNTAAVLERVLPEDRAGGMLSFDDDTWSGTKVLGLQWSQRDDTFLYIVQPERLVSTKRGMLSLIARIFDTLGLLAPVIFFAKQLMQRVWQLGMSWDDPLPPEIVVVWKKFVADLPVLQQVTVPRFIGTQLGVQGVLCGFCDASEKGYSAVVYLRLSNQSGPPVISLLGAKTKTAPLKASTIPRLELCAAVLLARWMVRIKTALHNKVQIVDLYAWSDSTTVLSWLKVPHEKFKVFVSNRIHKVTTLLPDCHWDYISSLNNPADCASRGIFPTDLIHHKLYWYGPEILYRDVLDGPALSQNIDTENLPELKAVSPSTLVTKTSDPPEPEWFSRFSSYFHMIRVVAYVYRFIRLCKRRQTDLVPFLTRAELDHATVAIAKCSQRVTLGKPLHDLLHNRPISAGPVARLRPFIDQRGLICVGGRLSNADVPETQKHPILLGKTSHLSILLIRHWHEVTGHGGPRILTSLINQSYWILSLNTLIRSVLCKCVTCVHLASVNPQPVMSDLPTSRVSECHPFSRVGIDFAGPIVMTEHRLRKARQFKVYIAVFVCFAVKAVHLEYVSDLSTDAFLASLQRFVAGRGLPTDIYTDCGTNFVGASNQLRKLVNNPECKDHLISRFQCTWHFNPLGAPHFGGLWEAAVRSAKRLMTRIMGEHTFSVEELSTMLCRIEAILNSRPLVQLSSDPTEYDCLTPGHFLIGRPLLSLPELSLADTTIPLAQRWKLVNQCAQSFWHSWRNEYLNTLQMRNRWTTDVPNISVNDMVIIKELNVPPLRWHMARVQEVFPGADGVVRVVRLRTATGTIKRPVVKIVKLPSA from the coding sequence ATGCCTAGCCAATCAATATCCAATCAGGTAgcagataaatataaacatttagccCTAGCAGATCCCTCGTTCACAGTACCAAGTAAGGTTGATTTGCTACTCGGTGCGGATATATTTGCGCGTATCCTGAATGGAAAACGTGTGTCGGTAGGTGACTCGTACCCTGTGGCATTCGGTTCAATATTTGGTTGGATAATTATCGGCCCCGTCCCTACTCCAAATAGTTATGTTTCCGTTTCACATCACATCTCTTTGGTTTCCTCAATCGAATCCTTAATGGATAAGTTCTGGCAAGTTGAGGAACCAGAAGCAGCTCCTGAGACTTTCACTAGTGACGGACGATGTGAAGAGATGTTCCGTGATAAATGTTCACGTGACGATTCCGGACGTTTCGTCGTCCCCTTGTTGTTTCGCCAAGCAGTCGCGGAAAGTACCTTCATTGGCTCGCGTGCTGTCGCGGTCAAACGTTTTGAGTCTCTTGAGCGAAAGCTCGCATCAGACAGCCGACTTCGCGAGgcgtattgtaaatttatggCTGAATACTTGTCTTTAGGACACATGTCCCCAGCTTCGTCCACAGGTTCCTATTTTATACCACACCATGCTGTGTTCAAGTCTTCCGACCCGCCAGATAAAATTCGTGTCGTATTTGATGCGTCCGCCCAATCGTTTTCTAGTCCGTCATTGAACCAATGTTTATTCACGGGTCCGAAACTACAGCAGGACATTATTGATGTACTAATGAGGTTCCGTTTACCGCGTCATGCATTCACCGTggacattaataaaatgtaccgaCAGATCTTGTTAGTTCCCGAACATCGTTGTTATCAACATATCCTATGGCGTGCATCCCCGCAGGACGAACTTAAAGCATACGAACTCAATACTGTAACATATGGGGTAAATTGTGCCCCGTTCTTGGCTATACGGGTGCTTCGAAAAATTGCCGAGTCCGATTGTGCGGATGTTCTAGCTGTCCGTGACGCTTTAATGTTAAACACTTACGTCAATGACATCTGCTTGGGGGGAGACACGGTGGAAGAAGTACTCGCTCTCCAAACCGATTTGATTAATGTTTTGCAAAGGGCAGGAATGAGCTTGAAAAAATGGTCAAGCAATACTGCCGCGGTTTTAGAGAGGGTACTGCCTGAAGATAGGGCCGGCGGGATGTTGTCTTTTGACGATGACACTTGGAGCGGTACCAAGGTACTAGGGCTCCAGTGGTCACAACgtgatgatacatttttatatattgttcaaCCTGAACGTTTAGTCTCAACTAAGAGGGGTATGCTGTCTCTAATTGCCCGCATATTCGACACGCTTGGTCTATTAGCTCCCGTAATATTTTTCGCAAAACAATTAATGCAACGCGTATGGCAACTTGGTATGTCATGGGATGATCCGTTGCCCCCGGAAATAGTTGTCGTGTGGAAGAAGTTCGTTGCGGATCTCCCCGTGTTACAACAAGTCACTGTTCCCCGTTTTATCGGTACTCAGCTCGGCGTACAAGGTGTCCTATGCGGATTCTGTGACGCGTCCGAGAAGGGTTATTCTGCGGTCGTTTATTTAAGGTTATCTAACCAATCCGGACCACCAGTAATTTCATTGTTAGGTGCTAAAACCAAAACAGCTCCCCTCAAGGCGTCGACGATTCCACGTTTGGAGCTCTGTGCGGCGGTCTTACTTGCTCGGTGGATGGTTCGAATTAAGACCGCGTTGCACAACAAAGTCCAAATAGTAGACCTATACGCATGGTCAGACTCGACGACGGTACTTAGTTGGCTGAAAGTACcacatgaaaaatttaaagtttttgtttCAAACCGCATACACAAGGTGACAACGTTACTACCCGACTGCCATTGGGATTATATATCGTCGCTTAATAATCCGGCAGATTGCGCGTCGAGAGGTATTTTCCCTACAGACTTAATCCATCATAAGTTATATTGGTATGGGCCTGAAATTCTGTATCGTGATGTGCTCGATGGGCCGGCGTTAAGTCAGAACATCGATACCGAAAATTTACCGGAATTAAAAGCCGTGTCGCCATCGACGTTAGTGACCAAGACAAGTGATCCTCCCGAACCGGAATGGTTCTCACGTTTTTCCTCGTACTTCCACATGATACGTGTTGTGGCTTATGTGTACCGTTTTATTCGACTTTGTAAGCGTCGTCAAACAGATTTAGTCCCTTTTTTAACCCGCGCCGAATTGGACCACGCCACCGTGGCCATTGCTAAATGCTCACAGCGCGTTACGTTAGGTAAGCCACTTCACGACCTGTTACACAACCGTCCGATTAGCGCTGGGCCAGTAGCTCGTCTCCGCCCGTTCATCGATCAACGCGGTCTCATTTGTGTTGGTGGCCGCCTGTCAAACGCAGATGTACCGGAGACACAAAAACACCCAATCTTACTAGGCAAGACGTCGcatttatcaattttgttGATACGTCACTGGCACGAAGTAACCGGTCACGGCGGACCGAGAATATTAACATCTCTTATTAACCAGTCCTACTGGATTCTATCACTTAATACGCTTATTAGGTCAGTCCTCTGTAAATGTGTTACTTGTGTCCACCTAGCGTCTGTTAACCCGCAACCCGTCATGTCTGACTTACCTACGTCTCGGGTGTCTGAATGTCATCCATTTTCGCGTGTCGGAATCGACTTCGCTGGTCCTATTGTGATGACTGAACACCGTTTACGTAAGGCCCGTCAGTTTAAGGTATACATTGCCGTATTCGTATGTTTCGCGGTAAAGGCTGTACACCTGGAATATGTGTCTGATTTATCGACGGATGCGTTCTTAGCATCGTTACAACGGTTCGTCGCGGGTCGAGGACTTCCTACGGACATTTACACTGATTGCGGTACCAACTTTGTCGGGGCATCTAATCAGTTACGCAAGCTTGTCAATAATCCCGAATGTAAGGACCATCTGATTTCCCGTTTCCAATGCACTTGGCATTTCAATCCTCTTGGTGCACCCCATTTCGGAGGCTTATGGGAGGCGGCTGTGCGTTCAGCAAAACGCTTAATGACACGCATTATGGGAGAACATACCTTCTCCGTTGAGGAACTGAGCACGATGTTGTGCCGCATAGAGGCTATTTTAAACTCTCGCCCTTTGGTTCAACTTTCATCCGACCCGACAGAATACGATTGTCTTACCCCGGGGCATTTTTTGATAGGCCGCCCGCTACTCTCGCTCCCTGAATTGAGTCTAGCTGATACGACGATCCCTTTAGCTCAACGCTGGAAGTTGGTAAACCAATGCGCACAGTCTTTCTGGCATTCCTGGcgcaatgaatatttaaatactctcCAGATGCGGAATCGTTGGACGACTGATGTGCCCAACATTTCTGTTAACGATatggtaattattaaagaacttAACGTTCCTCCGTTACGATGGCATATGGCGCGAGTCCAAGAGGTGTTCCCCGGAGCGGATGGAGTAGTGCGTGTAGTTCGTTTGCGCACCGCAACGGGAACTATAAAGCGCCCAGtcgttaaaattgtaaaattaccgAGCGCCTAA